A window of Cellulomonas fimi contains these coding sequences:
- a CDS encoding glycosyltransferase family 39 protein, producing MSLLRTRPRPSDADADAVATAPVRWLTVVLPPLLVVLAALLSVGLHVRAYTLVGPIDELQHIDYLYKSPDVVAPGDRVDDEAMAEEACRGLDYPGFELPPCEPGGDYEPDDFQESGYNTASANTPLYYSITHALAAPILWLTPIDSLVTAGRLVGGLWLAAGLLLAYAAARRLGAGRWATAAVLVVLACVPAIVYPSSTITPDAATFAVGAGALLAALWWEERPGRRWWVLAVVTAVALAMKMTNITVLVAIGIYMLVRLLLPWWHARRGRASDATAPVDDVAAQDGVEPSPAARAEIAAATATDDPGTRVTARQWLVGGGTLAATALVVAVGWLVVQEQLTHGDLDKIPMNQLFRATALSLPPLVGFLGSWLTPLSSAWAAVGRPELTEALQRLGGLLLSAGFLAAAVIGFRPLRERVLAWATVLTGLTGASAFIVLSFYAQSLYVPPPARYGYALVPAMAVLTAAGLRTRLAVVATGALAVVAVVFSVLRLV from the coding sequence GTGAGCCTGCTGCGTACCCGCCCCCGCCCCTCCGACGCCGACGCGGACGCCGTCGCGACGGCACCGGTCCGGTGGCTGACCGTGGTCCTCCCGCCGCTCCTGGTCGTCCTCGCCGCGCTCCTGTCCGTCGGCCTGCACGTCCGCGCGTACACGCTGGTCGGGCCGATCGACGAGCTGCAGCACATCGACTACCTGTACAAGAGCCCCGACGTCGTCGCGCCCGGCGACCGCGTGGACGACGAGGCGATGGCGGAGGAGGCGTGCCGCGGCCTCGACTACCCGGGCTTCGAGCTCCCGCCGTGCGAGCCGGGCGGCGACTACGAGCCGGACGACTTCCAGGAGAGCGGCTACAACACGGCCTCCGCGAACACCCCGCTGTACTACTCGATCACGCACGCCCTCGCCGCCCCGATCCTGTGGCTCACGCCGATCGACAGCCTCGTCACGGCCGGGCGCCTCGTCGGCGGCCTGTGGCTCGCGGCCGGGCTCCTGCTCGCCTACGCCGCCGCGCGCCGCCTCGGCGCGGGCCGGTGGGCGACGGCCGCGGTGCTCGTCGTGCTCGCGTGCGTGCCCGCGATCGTCTACCCGTCGTCGACCATCACGCCCGACGCGGCGACGTTCGCCGTGGGCGCCGGTGCCCTGCTCGCGGCGCTCTGGTGGGAGGAGCGGCCCGGCCGACGGTGGTGGGTGCTCGCGGTCGTGACGGCCGTCGCGCTCGCGATGAAGATGACGAACATCACCGTCCTCGTCGCGATCGGGATCTACATGCTCGTCCGGCTGCTGCTGCCCTGGTGGCACGCACGCCGCGGTCGGGCCTCCGACGCGACGGCGCCGGTCGACGACGTCGCGGCGCAGGACGGCGTCGAGCCGAGCCCCGCGGCACGCGCCGAGATCGCCGCGGCGACCGCGACGGACGACCCCGGCACCCGTGTCACCGCGCGGCAGTGGCTCGTCGGCGGCGGGACGCTCGCGGCGACGGCGCTCGTCGTCGCGGTGGGATGGCTCGTGGTGCAGGAGCAGCTCACGCACGGCGACCTCGACAAGATCCCGATGAACCAGCTCTTCCGGGCGACCGCGCTGAGCCTTCCGCCGCTCGTCGGCTTCCTCGGGAGCTGGCTGACGCCGCTGTCGAGCGCATGGGCGGCGGTCGGCCGACCCGAGCTCACCGAGGCGCTGCAGCGGCTCGGCGGCCTGCTGCTGTCGGCCGGGTTCCTCGCGGCCGCGGTGATCGGGTTCCGGCCGCTGCGCGAGCGGGTGCTCGCCTGGGCGACCGTCCTCACCGGGCTGACCGGGGCGTCGGCGTTCATCGTGCTGAGCTTCTACGCGCAGTCGCTGTACGTGCCGCCGCCCGCGCGCTACGGCTACGCCCTCGTCCCGGCGATGGCCGTCCTCACGGCGGCCGGGCTGCGCACGCGGCTCGCGGTCGTCGCGACCGGGGCGCTCGCGGTGGTCGCGGTGGTGTTCTCGGTCCTGCGGCTCGTCTGA